From one Rosa rugosa chromosome 4, drRosRugo1.1, whole genome shotgun sequence genomic stretch:
- the LOC133745370 gene encoding SH3 domain-containing protein 2-like, whose translation MESIRKQACKLREQVAKQQQAVLKRLGSLSNEAVMVDEAEILCHQQLHDLYTSTRAAKHFQRSIVRGVEAFISISSKQMEIVRKLAEDCCKYGAENQNTSAPLVRASTYFGTSHDSIEEERETFLRILGEQVYEPLRAQLTGSPLEDARHLTHRYDKLRQEVEAQVAEVLRRRLKSKASGSSESSLKLQNTEARLTELKSTAVALGREATSAMLSVEAQQQQMTFQKLLTMVDAERSYHQHALAILEKLHSEMILEKLPQEFSLESEKVHPNASSKRSDDPEQLTQDGNFFIARAIHPFDAQADGELNLSIDDYVVVREVGPNGWSEGECNGKAGWFPSAYIERQEKAPVSKLL comes from the exons ATGGAGTCCATACGGAAGCAAGCCTGCAAGCTCAGGGAGCAAGTCGCTAAGCAACAGCAG GCTGTATTGAAACGATTGGGAAGTTTAAGTAATGAAGCTGTTATGGTTGATGAAGCTGAAATTCTGTGCCATCAACAACTTCATGATTTATACACTTCTACGAGGGCAGCGAAG CATTTTCAGCGGAGTATTGTTCGGGGAGTTGAAGCTTTTATTTCCATTAGCTCAAAACAAATGGAAATAG TAAGGAAGTTGGCTGAAGATTGCTGCAAATATGGAGCTGAAAATCAAAACACTAGTGCCCCTCTAGTTAGAGCTTCAACTTACTTTGGTACTTCACATGATTCaattgaagaagagagagagactttCCTTAGGATCCTAGGTGAGCAG GTTTATGAACCTTTACGGGCACAACTAACTGGGTCTCCTTTGGAGGATGCTCGTCACTTGACTCATCGTTATGATAAACTGCGTCAGGAGGTCGAAGCCCAG GTGGCTGAAGTATTGAGGCGTCGATTGAAATCCAAGGCTTCTGGATCTTCTGAGAGTTCCTTGAAGCTTCAAAATACAGAAGCAAGATTGACAGAGCTTAAATCCACTGCGGTGGCACTTGGCCGAGAAGCGACTTCTGCAATGTTGTCAGTTGAGGCTCAGCAGCAACAGATGACTTTCCAGAAGCTTCTTACTATG GTTGATGCTGAAAGATCTTATCATCAACATGCGCTTGCTATTCTAGAGAAGCTACATTCTGAG ATGATTCTGGAAAAGCTACCACAAGAATTTTCATTAGAATCAGAGAAGGTGCATCCAAATGCTAGTTCAAAGAGATCCGATGATCCTGAACAGCTTACTCAAGATGGCAATTTTTTCATTGCAAGA GCTATACACCCATTTGATGCTCAAGCAGATGGAGAGTTGAATCTATCAATAGATGATTATGTTGTGGTTCGTGAG GTGGGCCCTAATGGATGGTCTGAAGGGGAATGCAATGGCAAGGCCGGGTGGTTTCCATCTGCATATATAGAGAGGCAGGAAAAAGCACCAGTGAGCAAATTATTGTAA
- the LOC133745368 gene encoding uncharacterized protein LOC133745368 isoform X1, with amino-acid sequence MASTTTVTCNAIVPELLNPHNYKHWSSRVRTYLVAKDLWDVVKGKHPTPDAEVENKAWMKKNAEALHAINISCGTEMFSLISEIDTAMEAWEVLEKVFKLRPRSEIEEKERHERDTTIDAGQARDQGTCNTSCLPKFADLAKMAAPTTPASYQPYANANPGENNANNFHDRYIPFFRYVEDGDWDNAKECLLGLGSDADNALRAKNSYQNTALHVAAIYRHVHIVKELVQLMTPEDLEIIGELGATPLVALTRNCKVEGDSIEMAKYMIEKNNRLVWIPVTFSNMIPVVEACGWSKWELGRYLYSVTPTEALTPQNGPSGTELLRLCFVRLKMLHIAWDLLQRCPILAINAPMLALAETRTAFLSGTRLTCWQKWIYNLMSFFRRILKGLLKLLGINTIYELKLIHLQIIKFVHWMGQVASSQNNPHEYWLVKSMFAATKEGHVEFVIHIIEGHKEFIHMHDETNSTIFHFAVECRQEKIYSLIYGVEKEKRRHIGLAGNQSNKSMLFNACHLSPLSRLNHIQGASLQIQRELQWFKEVETMVPSEIHNLRDNVNNLTARELFTLNHKNLMVEAERSMKETATSCTVVGALIVTIMFAVAFTVPGGNNGDTGLPVFIDKKLFMVFIVSDTISLISSTTSVIIFLGILISRYAENDFLKSLPTKMMIGLFTLFLGIVAMMVTFSCALIIMLHGKYSWIILLSILVASVPVSSFVWMQFPLLIETFISTYGPGIFDRKVKPWYYS; translated from the exons ATGGCAAGTACTACTACTGTTACTTGTAATGCAATTGTTCCCGAACTTCTTAACCCACATAACTATAAACACTGGAGTTCTCGGGTGAGGACATACTTGGTGGCCAAAGACCTTTGGGATGTGGTCAAAGGGAAACATCCTACACCAGATGCTGAAGTAGAAAACAAGGCGTGGATGAAGAAGAATGCCGAGGCTTTACATGCGATTAACATTTCTTGCGGGACTGAGATGTTTTCTCTTATCAGTGAGATTGACACAGCCATGGAAGCATGGGAGGTTTTGGAGAAAGTGTTCAAACTACGTCCCAGGTCAGAAATAGAAGAAAAAG AGAGACACGAGAGAGATACCACAATCGACGCTGGACAGGCTCGTGATCAAGGTACTTGTAATACTTCTTGTTTGCCAAAATTTGCGGACTTGGCAAAAATGGCCGCACCAACAACTCCTgcatcttatcaaccgtacgcGAATGCCAACC CGGGCGAGAACAATGCCAACAACTTTCATGACCGCTATATACCATTCTTCCGTTATGTGGAGGATGGTGATTGGGATAATGCAAAGGAGTGTCTATTAGGACTTGGATCAGATGCCGACAACGCATTAAGAGCAAAAAATTCATACCAAAACACAGCTCTTCACGTAGCAGCAATCTATAGGCATGTGCATATTGTGAAAGAATTGGTGCAGCTGATGACGCCGGAAGATTTGGAAATCATAGGCGAACTTGGTGCCACACCTTTGGTTGCTCTTACAAGGAACTGCAAGGTCGAAGGAGATTCGATCGAGATGGCAAAATACATGATTGAAAAGAACAACAGATTAGTTTGGATCCCTGTTACTTTTAGTAATATGATTCCAGTTGTGGAGGCTTGTGGTTGGAGCAAATGGGAATTGGGTCGATATCTCTATTCAGTCACTCCAACAGAAGCTTTAACGCCACAGAACGGGCCCAGTGGCACTGAACTTCTACGCTTATGTTTTGTCCGTCTGAAAATGTTAC ATATTGCATGGGACTTGCTTCAACGTTGCCCAATCTTGGCCATAAATGCACCTATGTTAGCATTGGCGGAAACACGCACTGCATTTTTAAGTGGAACTCGACTTACATGCTGGCAAAAATGGATTTACAACC TAATGAGTTTCTTTAGAAGAATTCTTAAGGGTCTACTCAAACTTTTGG GAATCAATACTATATATGAACTGAAACTTATACATCTCCAAATCATAAAGTTTGTGCATTGGATGGGCCAAGTTGCAAGCAGCCAAAATAATCCACATGAATACTGGCTTGTTAAATCAATGTTCGCAGCCACCAAAGAAGGGCATGTTGAGTTTGTTATTCATATTATTGAAGGACACAAAGAATTCATACACATGCATGATGAAACAAACAGCACCATATTCCATTTTGCCGTCGAATGTCGCCAAGAAAAAATTTATTCACTTATCTACGGTGTCGAGAAAGAAAAGAGGAGACATATCGGATTAGCAGGAAACCAGTCCAACAAGAGCATGCTATTTAATGCATGTCATTTATCTCCACTATCACGGCTAAATCATATTCAAGGTGCAAGTTTGCAAATACAGAGAGAACTTCAATGGTTTAAG GAAGTGGAGACTATGGTGCCTTCCGAAATCCATAACTTGCGAGATAATGTAAATAATTTGACAGCGCGTGAACTTTTTACCTTAAATCACAAGAACTTGATGGTTGAGGCAGAAAGGTCAATGAAAGAGACGGCTACTTCTTGTACAGTTGTTGGTGCTCTCATTGTCACCATCATGTTTGCTGTAGCATTCACAGTTCCTGGTGGAAATAACGGCGACACAGGCCTTCCAGTGTTCATAGATAAAAAGTTGTTCATGGTTTTTATAGTTTCAGATACTATATCACTCATTTCTTCCACAACTTCGGTGATTATATTTTTGGGAATCCTCATCTCACGTTATGCAGAAAATGATTTTCTCAAATCCTTGCCCACCAAAATGATGATAGGTCTTTTCACCCTTTTTCTGGGTATTGTTGCTATGATGGTCACATTTTCTTGTGCCCTTATCATTATGCTTCATGGGAAATATTCATGGATCATTCTTCTGAGCATTTTGGTTGCAAGTGTGCCAGTGTCCTCATTTGTTTGGATGCAGTTTCCTCTCCTTATCGAGACTTTCATTTCTACTTATGGACCAGGAATATTTGACAGAAAAGTAAAACCTTGGTATTATAGTTGA
- the LOC133745368 gene encoding uncharacterized protein LOC133745368 isoform X2, with product MASTTTVTCNAIVPELLNPHNYKHWSSRVRTYLVAKDLWDVVKGKHPTPDAEVENKAWMKKNAEALHAINISCGTEMFSLISEIDTAMEAWEVLEKVFKLRPRSEIEEKAGENNANNFHDRYIPFFRYVEDGDWDNAKECLLGLGSDADNALRAKNSYQNTALHVAAIYRHVHIVKELVQLMTPEDLEIIGELGATPLVALTRNCKVEGDSIEMAKYMIEKNNRLVWIPVTFSNMIPVVEACGWSKWELGRYLYSVTPTEALTPQNGPSGTELLRLCFVRLKMLHIAWDLLQRCPILAINAPMLALAETRTAFLSGTRLTCWQKWIYNLMSFFRRILKGLLKLLGINTIYELKLIHLQIIKFVHWMGQVASSQNNPHEYWLVKSMFAATKEGHVEFVIHIIEGHKEFIHMHDETNSTIFHFAVECRQEKIYSLIYGVEKEKRRHIGLAGNQSNKSMLFNACHLSPLSRLNHIQGASLQIQRELQWFKEVETMVPSEIHNLRDNVNNLTARELFTLNHKNLMVEAERSMKETATSCTVVGALIVTIMFAVAFTVPGGNNGDTGLPVFIDKKLFMVFIVSDTISLISSTTSVIIFLGILISRYAENDFLKSLPTKMMIGLFTLFLGIVAMMVTFSCALIIMLHGKYSWIILLSILVASVPVSSFVWMQFPLLIETFISTYGPGIFDRKVKPWYYS from the exons ATGGCAAGTACTACTACTGTTACTTGTAATGCAATTGTTCCCGAACTTCTTAACCCACATAACTATAAACACTGGAGTTCTCGGGTGAGGACATACTTGGTGGCCAAAGACCTTTGGGATGTGGTCAAAGGGAAACATCCTACACCAGATGCTGAAGTAGAAAACAAGGCGTGGATGAAGAAGAATGCCGAGGCTTTACATGCGATTAACATTTCTTGCGGGACTGAGATGTTTTCTCTTATCAGTGAGATTGACACAGCCATGGAAGCATGGGAGGTTTTGGAGAAAGTGTTCAAACTACGTCCCAGGTCAGAAATAGAAGAAAAAG CGGGCGAGAACAATGCCAACAACTTTCATGACCGCTATATACCATTCTTCCGTTATGTGGAGGATGGTGATTGGGATAATGCAAAGGAGTGTCTATTAGGACTTGGATCAGATGCCGACAACGCATTAAGAGCAAAAAATTCATACCAAAACACAGCTCTTCACGTAGCAGCAATCTATAGGCATGTGCATATTGTGAAAGAATTGGTGCAGCTGATGACGCCGGAAGATTTGGAAATCATAGGCGAACTTGGTGCCACACCTTTGGTTGCTCTTACAAGGAACTGCAAGGTCGAAGGAGATTCGATCGAGATGGCAAAATACATGATTGAAAAGAACAACAGATTAGTTTGGATCCCTGTTACTTTTAGTAATATGATTCCAGTTGTGGAGGCTTGTGGTTGGAGCAAATGGGAATTGGGTCGATATCTCTATTCAGTCACTCCAACAGAAGCTTTAACGCCACAGAACGGGCCCAGTGGCACTGAACTTCTACGCTTATGTTTTGTCCGTCTGAAAATGTTAC ATATTGCATGGGACTTGCTTCAACGTTGCCCAATCTTGGCCATAAATGCACCTATGTTAGCATTGGCGGAAACACGCACTGCATTTTTAAGTGGAACTCGACTTACATGCTGGCAAAAATGGATTTACAACC TAATGAGTTTCTTTAGAAGAATTCTTAAGGGTCTACTCAAACTTTTGG GAATCAATACTATATATGAACTGAAACTTATACATCTCCAAATCATAAAGTTTGTGCATTGGATGGGCCAAGTTGCAAGCAGCCAAAATAATCCACATGAATACTGGCTTGTTAAATCAATGTTCGCAGCCACCAAAGAAGGGCATGTTGAGTTTGTTATTCATATTATTGAAGGACACAAAGAATTCATACACATGCATGATGAAACAAACAGCACCATATTCCATTTTGCCGTCGAATGTCGCCAAGAAAAAATTTATTCACTTATCTACGGTGTCGAGAAAGAAAAGAGGAGACATATCGGATTAGCAGGAAACCAGTCCAACAAGAGCATGCTATTTAATGCATGTCATTTATCTCCACTATCACGGCTAAATCATATTCAAGGTGCAAGTTTGCAAATACAGAGAGAACTTCAATGGTTTAAG GAAGTGGAGACTATGGTGCCTTCCGAAATCCATAACTTGCGAGATAATGTAAATAATTTGACAGCGCGTGAACTTTTTACCTTAAATCACAAGAACTTGATGGTTGAGGCAGAAAGGTCAATGAAAGAGACGGCTACTTCTTGTACAGTTGTTGGTGCTCTCATTGTCACCATCATGTTTGCTGTAGCATTCACAGTTCCTGGTGGAAATAACGGCGACACAGGCCTTCCAGTGTTCATAGATAAAAAGTTGTTCATGGTTTTTATAGTTTCAGATACTATATCACTCATTTCTTCCACAACTTCGGTGATTATATTTTTGGGAATCCTCATCTCACGTTATGCAGAAAATGATTTTCTCAAATCCTTGCCCACCAAAATGATGATAGGTCTTTTCACCCTTTTTCTGGGTATTGTTGCTATGATGGTCACATTTTCTTGTGCCCTTATCATTATGCTTCATGGGAAATATTCATGGATCATTCTTCTGAGCATTTTGGTTGCAAGTGTGCCAGTGTCCTCATTTGTTTGGATGCAGTTTCCTCTCCTTATCGAGACTTTCATTTCTACTTATGGACCAGGAATATTTGACAGAAAAGTAAAACCTTGGTATTATAGTTGA